A section of the Serratia liquefaciens ATCC 27592 genome encodes:
- the serS gene encoding serine--tRNA ligase translates to MLDPNLLRNELDAVAVKLARRGFKLDLDLLRSQEERRKVLQVETEMLQAERNSRSKSIGAAKARGEDIEPLRREVNELGDKLDIAKAALDQLQTEIRDYALAIPNLPDDAVPDGKDDSDNQEVSRWGEPRQYDFQVRDHVDLGEMAGGLDFAAAVKLTGSRFVVMKGQIARMHRALSQFMLDLHTEQHGYQETYVPYLVNHATLYGTGQLPKFGEDLFHTKPLEEESDSSNYALIPTAEVPLTNLVRDEILEEESLPLKMTAHTPCFRAEAGSYGRDTRGLIRMHQFDKVEMVQIVRPEDSMATLEELTGHAEKVLQLLNLPYRKMLLCTGDMGAGSCKTYDLEVWLPAQNTYREISSCSNMWDYQARRMQARCRSKTEKKPRLVHTLNGSGLAVGRTLVAVLENYQLADGRVQVPEVLRPYMGGLEYIG, encoded by the coding sequence ATGCTCGATCCCAATCTGCTGCGTAATGAGCTAGACGCAGTCGCCGTCAAACTGGCTCGCCGAGGCTTTAAACTCGATCTGGATCTGCTGCGTTCTCAAGAAGAGCGTCGCAAAGTTCTGCAGGTAGAAACTGAAATGCTGCAGGCAGAACGTAACTCCCGATCGAAATCCATCGGCGCGGCTAAAGCGCGCGGGGAAGACATTGAGCCGCTGCGTCGCGAAGTCAACGAGCTGGGTGACAAGCTGGATATTGCCAAGGCCGCTCTGGATCAGCTGCAGACTGAAATCCGCGATTATGCGTTGGCGATCCCGAACCTGCCGGATGATGCAGTGCCGGATGGCAAAGACGACAGCGATAACCAGGAAGTCAGCCGCTGGGGTGAGCCGCGCCAGTATGATTTCCAGGTACGCGACCATGTGGATCTGGGCGAAATGGCCGGTGGTCTGGACTTCGCCGCCGCCGTAAAACTGACCGGTTCACGCTTTGTGGTGATGAAAGGGCAAATCGCCCGCATGCACCGTGCGTTATCCCAGTTCATGCTGGATCTGCATACCGAACAGCACGGCTACCAGGAAACCTACGTGCCTTACCTGGTTAACCACGCCACGTTGTACGGTACCGGCCAGTTGCCGAAGTTTGGTGAAGATCTGTTCCACACCAAACCGCTGGAAGAGGAATCCGACAGCAGCAACTACGCGCTGATCCCAACTGCAGAAGTGCCGTTGACCAACCTGGTACGCGACGAGATCCTGGAAGAAGAATCACTGCCGCTGAAGATGACCGCGCATACGCCATGTTTCCGTGCCGAAGCCGGTTCTTATGGTCGCGATACCCGCGGTTTGATCCGCATGCACCAGTTCGACAAGGTCGAGATGGTGCAAATCGTCCGTCCGGAAGACTCTATGGCTACGCTGGAAGAGCTGACCGGTCATGCGGAGAAAGTGCTGCAGCTGCTGAACCTGCCGTACCGTAAAATGTTGCTGTGTACCGGCGACATGGGGGCAGGCTCATGCAAGACCTACGATCTGGAAGTGTGGCTGCCGGCGCAGAACACTTACCGTGAAATCTCATCTTGTTCCAACATGTGGGATTACCAGGCACGCCGCATGCAGGCTCGCTGCCGTAGCAAAACCGAGAAGAAGCCGCGCCTGGTGCATACGCTGAACGGTTCTGGTCTGGCAGTCGGTCGTACACTGGTTGCCGTGCTGGAAAACTACCAGCTGGCCGATGGCCGTGTTCAGGTGCCGGAAGTATTACGTCCGTATATGGGCGGCCTGGAATATATCGGCTAA
- a CDS encoding replication-associated recombination protein A, with translation MSNMSLDFSQNEFQPLAARMRPTTLAQYIGQQHLLAAGKPLPRAIEAGQLHSMILWGPPGTGKTTLAELIGRYGQADVERISAVTSGIKEIREAIERARQNRDAGRRTILFVDEVHRFNKSQQDAFLPHIEDGTITFIGATTENPSFELNSALLSRARVYLLKALTAEDISQVLDQAMQDNSRGFGGQNIELPEETRRMLSELVGGDARRALNSLEMMADMAEIDAKGIRVLTPELLKEVSGERSARFDNKGDRFYDLISALHKSVRGSAPDAALYWYARIITAGGDPLYVARRLLAIASEDVGNADPRGMQVAIAAWDCFTRVGPAEGERAIAQAIVYLACAPKSNAVYTAFKAAMRDAKERADYDVPEHLRNAPTKLMKEMGLGAEYRYAHDEPNAYAAGEDYFPAEMARTRYYHPTSRGLEGKIGEKLAWLAEQDQNSQTKRYR, from the coding sequence GTGAGTAACATGTCGCTCGATTTTTCCCAGAATGAGTTCCAGCCATTGGCCGCGCGGATGCGGCCAACCACGCTGGCGCAATACATCGGCCAGCAACACCTGCTGGCTGCCGGTAAGCCTTTGCCGCGCGCCATCGAGGCGGGGCAACTGCATTCGATGATTCTGTGGGGGCCGCCCGGCACCGGGAAAACGACGCTGGCGGAGCTGATCGGCCGCTACGGCCAGGCGGACGTCGAGCGAATTTCCGCCGTGACATCGGGCATCAAAGAAATCCGTGAGGCGATTGAGCGGGCACGACAGAATCGTGACGCCGGTCGTCGCACCATTTTGTTTGTCGATGAAGTACACCGTTTCAACAAAAGCCAGCAGGATGCCTTTCTGCCGCATATTGAAGACGGCACCATTACCTTTATCGGCGCGACAACCGAAAACCCGTCCTTTGAGCTTAACTCGGCGCTGTTGTCCCGCGCCCGCGTGTATTTGCTGAAAGCGTTGACGGCAGAAGATATCAGCCAGGTGCTTGATCAGGCGATGCAGGACAACAGCCGGGGGTTTGGCGGCCAGAATATCGAGCTGCCGGAAGAGACTCGCCGCATGCTGTCGGAACTGGTGGGCGGCGATGCGCGCCGGGCGTTGAACAGCCTGGAGATGATGGCGGACATGGCGGAGATCGACGCTAAAGGCATTCGCGTGCTGACGCCGGAATTACTGAAAGAAGTCTCCGGCGAACGCAGCGCGCGCTTCGACAATAAAGGCGATCGTTTTTACGATCTTATTTCGGCGCTGCATAAATCGGTGCGAGGTTCCGCCCCGGATGCTGCGCTGTACTGGTATGCGCGCATTATTACCGCCGGAGGCGATCCGCTGTATGTGGCGCGCCGGCTGCTGGCCATTGCTTCGGAAGATGTCGGCAATGCCGATCCGCGCGGTATGCAGGTGGCGATAGCCGCCTGGGACTGCTTTACACGCGTTGGTCCGGCCGAAGGTGAACGTGCGATTGCTCAAGCGATCGTTTACCTGGCCTGCGCGCCAAAAAGTAATGCCGTTTATACCGCCTTCAAAGCGGCGATGCGCGATGCTAAAGAGCGGGCGGATTATGATGTGCCCGAACATCTGCGCAATGCGCCAACCAAGCTGATGAAGGAAATGGGGCTGGGTGCAGAGTACCGTTACGCTCATGACGAACCCAATGCCTATGCCGCCGGTGAGGACTATTTCCCGGCCGAAATGGCCAGGACGCGTTACTATCATCCAACCTCACGCGGGCTGGAAGGTAAAATCGGCGAAAAGCTGGCATGGCTGGCTGAGCAGGATCAAAATAGCCAGACAAAACGCTACCGCTAG
- the lolA gene encoding outer membrane lipoprotein chaperone LolA produces MKKLLVACCLLSGFASTSVLADAAQDLQSRLAKVNSFHASFAQTVTSSDGAAVQQGEGELWVKRPNLFNWHMTSPDESVLVSDGQTLWFYNPFVEQVTATWLKNATGNTPFMLITRNNANDWKQYNVKQKGDDFELTPKSSSGNLKQFAITVTNSGTIRSFAAVEQDGQRSSYALKSQQNVAADASKFKFTPPKGVTLDDQRQ; encoded by the coding sequence ATGAAAAAACTGTTAGTTGCCTGTTGTCTGCTTTCGGGATTCGCTTCCACCTCTGTGCTGGCCGACGCTGCGCAGGATTTGCAAAGTCGCCTGGCGAAAGTGAACAGTTTCCACGCCAGCTTCGCCCAGACCGTGACCAGCAGCGATGGTGCTGCGGTACAGCAGGGGGAAGGTGAACTCTGGGTGAAACGTCCGAACCTGTTTAATTGGCATATGACCTCGCCGGACGAGAGCGTGCTGGTGTCGGATGGCCAAACCTTATGGTTCTACAATCCTTTTGTTGAGCAAGTCACCGCGACCTGGTTGAAAAATGCGACCGGCAATACGCCATTTATGCTGATTACCCGCAATAACGCCAACGACTGGAAACAGTACAACGTTAAACAGAAAGGTGATGATTTTGAGCTGACGCCAAAATCCAGCAGCGGCAACCTGAAGCAGTTCGCCATTACCGTGACCAACAGCGGCACCATCCGCAGTTTTGCTGCGGTTGAGCAGGATGGTCAGCGCAGTTCTTACGCGCTGAAAAGTCAGCAGAACGTTGCTGCTGATGCCAGCAAATTCAAATTTACCCCGCCGAAGGGGGTGACGCTGGACGACCAGCGCCAGTGA